DNA sequence from the Phoenix dactylifera cultivar Barhee BC4 chromosome 13, palm_55x_up_171113_PBpolish2nd_filt_p, whole genome shotgun sequence genome:
TAAGTTCAGTGCCTGGTAAGGGCTCCCCTTCATGATCACAAGGCTGACAACTCATTGACTCACTCCATTTCCCGGTCATTAATATCTTGGGTTCTTCTTCTGCATCATATACATATCCATCCACTTCATATCGGCCAGCCCTGCCACCATTGGCAGTATACAATGAGAGACAAGATTTAATCCATAAGGGGATAGCAAATACAATGCAAGCGATACTTTCAAACAACCACTAGATCAAATTCGacaatttaattttattatgagATCTGGTGTCACAAAAAATAGTATGCATAAATGATGTCCCATCAGTAAAGGCCAAGAAACAGTGTGATATGCATCTCCATGTATATTCTAAATCACCAATCATCTTTCTGTTACTTTGCCTTTTATCACTGTGCAAGAGTTTACAGTCTTAGTCATGCAAATGCTACAAATCAAATAAGAACCTCAAAAAACATTGAATGAAACGAGGCTAGGAGGGCATACCCAAACCAGCCACATGGTTGAAAATAAAGCACAACTTTATCCCCTGTAGTCAAATTTGTCATAACCATCTCCCCAGGTGAATCGACCCATGTACGTCCAAATATAAGGTTATTAACCTTTGTGGGAGGGGGCACCAAATCCAGGACAACACCAGCTTTTTTCAGAGTCACCCTTGTCCTGCAGCAGCAAACAAAATCCTTACTATTTCATCTTTCACGAATATGCCAACTATGTAAAGCTACAGCGATGATATGATCTTAAAGATGTAACTGACACCAACACCTTTCAATAGAATAGAGATTTATCATGAAAGTCAATTATACAAGATCATTAATGCCAACAAAACCAAGGAATGCTAGAGATGGCCTTCACACTTTAGTTCTGCATAAGCAGCTCACCTTCCAACTGGATAGACTTCCAGCGAATTTCCTAAGAACTTAGTTTTCAATTTAGAAGAAATGTCATAAATAAAATGCTCATTCTCAGCATGAGCTGCACTCATTGGAGGATGGTGACTGACCTGGAAAGAAAACAGGTATGATGATTACATTATTGAGGGAATAACATGAGGGAGGGCAACCAGTACTGTACAGCATCACTACCACACTATATTAAACAAATAATGGGACAACATATATTGCAGTTTCCACTGAAAGATCTAGTTTTCTTCAGATGGTAAATGGGGAAAAAAACTAACCTGCTCTGCAATAAATTTAATTCCACCGTGATTGACCATTTCATAAGTCTCTCCTAGGATGGGATTGAAAGGCTTCCAAGTTCGCTGGAAGGCAAAGTAGACAGATACTGCCCATGAAGCTGCAAAAGGATGTCATTACACGATATGACCAAAGCACGTAAGAGATACACAAATGCAGAGAGATACTTACAAGTATACACCAACCGCATGTAAGGATCCTCACATTCATCTGCCAGATCTAATAGGTGACAGTACTCCATTAACTGTGACAAGCATTGCAGATATTAAATTATGTACATTATTAGCAGCATCAAAATAGTCCTACGATACATTTGAGACAAAAATGCAGAATGAAGTATCCATGTATGATTAGAGAGGCTACTGTATAAGAGCATTCTATTAGACCTTATCCTTTTAGAGAGAGATTCTTTTCAATTCCATATACACAAGTTACAAGAAGCATGCTAGTCCAATAAGCTTGTTGTTCTGTGAGTGTTAGACATTTATCAAGACTTGGGTCCTTAGGAACTCTTTGGATTTCTAGTTTCCAAAACAGATATGTCTAATCAATATTACATATGGAAAACACCCCAGTATGGATTGTCTTCACTGCACTGCTATGCTTGTTTTCAATTTCAATATCAATATACAAAATAACAAACCTCCAGGTACagaaagaaatatatttttatttccttaaaccgTATAAGATATTTCCCCATCCCCGCCTGAATATATGTTATCCTTTAGGTATTAGTAACTTATCATGGACAGTTGCGATAACCATTTTAAATCTTAGCTTCGTAGACTATACCAGTTTTGACACTATTGATCTCCTATCCTGTGCACTTCCTAAGCTTATGATGTAACTGTATGGTTCTTACACCAATACTACACCATTGTGGATAATAGAGAACAATGTTCTGATACACTTTAGTTTTTATTAATAATTCTATATTATGAAACAGTACTTAAAATTCTCATTGATCTTTGCAATTAGTGCCTTGATGGGTAGGATAACTTTTTATTAATCTGCTTATATTTGTAAGATGGGCATAGATGAACTAATGAATCTTCAATATGAATCACATAAACTCGAGACCTGTACCGGTGTCTTAGAACTAACCTGTGATGCCCATGAAACATAAAATGAAAGAAGGATACCACCAGCAAATGAATTACAGACCTTGAAAGGCCTACCAACAATCTAAAAGTCACTTGTAACAACAGTTACAATACCTCTACCTTGCATGTGTCACATGAGCTTTTTCGACAACCATATCATTGTATCCAAACAACTAcatcctttcctctccttctgaTATGACATTTTTACAGGCAACACTACATCATTGCATAGAGATCACTTGAAAGGCATGATATATCAATCATTGCATATGCAAAGAAAATTGgtgttaaaataaaattaaagtatGAATCATTACGATAATAAATAATCCTTGCCAGGTAGTTTATCTTAAGCTTAAAGCACACTGCTTGTAATTATTTTAATCATGCTCTGGTTGGCACCAGAAATAGAATTACATTAAATATAAACATATTTAGTAaccgaaagaaaagaatttgtaaTTCTGCatgtaaagagagagagaagattcAAAGCATATGCCTCCCACAGCTAAAACAATATGTTCCTGGACAAAAACAATTACTAGTTCGGATGCAGGATTGCAAGGATCCATTGTTTGAGGGTAGAAGCAAACATACCCTGTGAGACTAAATAAGGACCCTAATGAACATTGCCAATACTCAAAAGGTATCAATCACACCAACCTCTGCCATTTTCTGAAGCATTGTCATTGGTTCGAAAATAATAACTGGAAGTGTCACCAGTGAAGTAACATCTGATCCTATATATTTGTGCATCATCTGCCAGTAGCTATCTCGATCCTGCAAAGCAATATAGGTCATAAACGCAAAAGCAAAAAGCATGAACAAACATAATATGttctgcaaaagaaaaaacACAATAAAAAGGAAACTTGACATAATTCATGAATtctatgcatacatacatacatatatgtgtgtgcacATATATGCCTGTGTACATATGTGTGCgtgtataaatatatatgtatgggTATATGCATATAGATGTATGTTAAACATTTAAATATCAGAATAACAATCCATGCTTTAAACAGCCACATGTCAATAGTTACCCACAAGAAGGTGTGTGAAATTAGTTTTTCTTAGAGAAAATCTCTCCACATGTTAAACATTTAGATATCAGGATAACAATCCATGCTTTAAACAGCCACATGTCAATAGTTACCCACAAGAAGCTTGTCAAATCCATGCCTAATAATCATATTTATAGGTAGGCGATCTTTTTTCCCTGGTTTGCTCGAGCAATTAGTTGGTTTccttcagaaaaaagaaaaaggcttatAATATGTAGTAGGTTTTTAATTCTCTAAAATTAATTGATCGTAAACAAGCCTCAGCCACAATTTTGGAATGATCTTTGGCATGCACAACCGATACAATAAAAGATAATGCTCCTAAAAAATCACGATGCAAAATTTCAAGCATGCCAAACTTGTTTTatacatcaaaatcaaattccaaagtgAAAGGCATACTGGACAATAAAGATATATAATAATAACTACATGAAACAAGGTGCACAAGCAAGTAATTTGACCCTCGTGCTGATCATAGACAAAAATCTAATCCCTAGGTTTATATCTAGCATCATAATTCATTCACATCTATGAATTACTGGAAATGTGAAGAGATGTAGTCTGCTTACAATAGAAAGTATCTTCGTGCTGCATAGCTTCTCAGGTTAAATTTGTTCATCCATCAATTAGATAGATACTTTGTCAATCTCATGACTGGAGGCCTATTAACAATCACCAAGCGGGATATATTTGTTTTTTGGGTAAGCGTGATCTATTTGATAAATTTTAGATAGTAAAAACAGAAGTATTGAGAATCATGCAGATGACAATAATGGTATCTCTTATGTTTAATCCCATAATGTAGCACTTTCAACATCTATTGTGACTTTAT
Encoded proteins:
- the LOC103714337 gene encoding oxysterol-binding protein-related protein 3C-like isoform X1, with the translated sequence MGSRDEKPASSGFFAAIRNWGSVVHKSVNGLLGYEGLEVINPEGGTEDAEAEAQRGRWKQEVLLCLTADRDSYWQMMHKYIGSDVTSLVTLPVIIFEPMTMLQKMAELMEYCHLLDLADECEDPYMRLVYTSSWAVSVYFAFQRTWKPFNPILGETYEMVNHGGIKFIAEQVSHHPPMSAAHAENEHFIYDISSKLKTKFLGNSLEVYPVGRTRVTLKKAGVVLDLVPPPTKVNNLIFGRTWVDSPGEMVMTNLTTGDKVVLYFQPCGWFGAGRYEVDGYVYDAEEEPKILMTGKWSESMSCQPCDHEGEPLPGTELKEVWRVAATPVNDKYQYTYFAHKINSFDTAPKKLLASDSRLRPDRYALEKGDMSKSGTEKSSLEERQRAEKRHREVKGPQFTPRWFNMTGEITPTPWGDLEVYEYNDKYSEHRLNVDSSDSLEEVDMTSIEFNPWQYGNMAAE
- the LOC103714337 gene encoding oxysterol-binding protein-related protein 3A-like isoform X3; this encodes MGSRDEKPASSGFFAAIRNWGSVVHKSVNGLLGYEGLEVINPEGGTEDAEAEAQRGRWKQEVLLCLTADRDSYWQMMHKYIGSDVTSLVTLPVIIFEPMTMLQKMAELMEYCHLLDLADECEDPYMRLVYTSSWAVSVYFAFQRTWKPFNPILGETYEMVNHGGIKFIAEQVSHHPPMSAAHAENEHFIYDISSKLKTKFLGNSLEVYPVGRTRVTLKKAGVVLDLVPPPTKVNNLIFGRTWVDSPGEMVMTNLTTGDKVVLYFQPCGWFGAGRYEVDGYVYDAEEEPKILMTGKWSESMSCQPCDHEGEPLPGTELKEVWRVAATPVNDKYQYTYFAHKINSFDTAPKKLLASDSRLRPDRYALEKGDMSKSVWRSGREPKKDIERSRGPSLPQDGST
- the LOC103714337 gene encoding oxysterol-binding protein-related protein 3C-like isoform X2: MGSRDEKPASSGFFAAIRNWGSVVHKSVNGLLGYEGLEVINPEGGTEDAEAEAQRGRWKQEDRDSYWQMMHKYIGSDVTSLVTLPVIIFEPMTMLQKMAELMEYCHLLDLADECEDPYMRLVYTSSWAVSVYFAFQRTWKPFNPILGETYEMVNHGGIKFIAEQVSHHPPMSAAHAENEHFIYDISSKLKTKFLGNSLEVYPVGRTRVTLKKAGVVLDLVPPPTKVNNLIFGRTWVDSPGEMVMTNLTTGDKVVLYFQPCGWFGAGRYEVDGYVYDAEEEPKILMTGKWSESMSCQPCDHEGEPLPGTELKEVWRVAATPVNDKYQYTYFAHKINSFDTAPKKLLASDSRLRPDRYALEKGDMSKSGTEKSSLEERQRAEKRHREVKGPQFTPRWFNMTGEITPTPWGDLEVYEYNDKYSEHRLNVDSSDSLEEVDMTSIEFNPWQYGNMAAE